A single region of the Vibrio chagasii genome encodes:
- a CDS encoding siderophore-interacting protein, whose product MSKPSPITLTVTQTSTITPNMQRITFSGEGLSKYPAECVGGYIKLLFSPLGTTDLSQLDEGERPTMRTYTIRHYNPVEKFIEVDFVRHITKDLQCGFAARWAMSAQVGDTISVAGPGLIQGLNLESDWFFLVADMTSLPALSAKVKTLSEDATGYAVIQINSAADKQELEAPEGIKITWLIEDETSETLSQTVRSLTWLDGQVSVWTACEFESMRELRQYFRNEKEVAKENIYISSYWKRGVSEDGHKVIKQQDAQALAD is encoded by the coding sequence ATGAGCAAGCCTAGCCCTATCACATTAACTGTTACTCAAACCTCAACCATTACTCCAAACATGCAGCGTATTACGTTTAGCGGTGAGGGATTAAGTAAGTACCCTGCTGAATGTGTAGGCGGCTACATCAAGCTACTATTCTCGCCACTAGGCACCACCGACTTGAGTCAATTAGACGAAGGTGAGCGTCCAACCATGCGCACCTACACCATTCGCCACTACAATCCTGTAGAGAAGTTCATCGAAGTCGATTTCGTTCGCCATATCACTAAAGATCTTCAATGTGGCTTTGCTGCGAGATGGGCAATGAGCGCACAAGTTGGTGATACTATTTCAGTGGCTGGCCCAGGTTTAATTCAGGGGCTGAACCTAGAGTCAGATTGGTTCTTCTTAGTGGCAGATATGACTTCACTCCCTGCGCTCTCCGCAAAAGTAAAAACACTGTCAGAAGACGCAACAGGGTACGCTGTTATCCAGATCAATTCAGCAGCAGACAAGCAAGAGCTAGAAGCCCCTGAAGGCATCAAGATCACTTGGCTAATTGAAGATGAAACATCAGAAACACTATCCCAAACGGTTCGCAGCTTAACGTGGTTAGACGGTCAGGTTTCAGTATGGACAGCGTGTGAATTTGAAAGCATGCGTGAACTCAGACAGTACTTCAGAAACGAAAAAGAAGTCGCAAAAGAGAACATCTACATCAGTAGCTACTGGAAACGTGGCGTCAGTGAAGATGGGCATAAAGTTATCAAACAGCAAGATGCTCAAGCTCTCGCAGACTAA
- a CDS encoding EamA family transporter produces the protein MEFSAIVIVIISALLHAGWNVLGKSNQGSGSSFFLASGFAAAAILTPYLIWYVDNVGFANISLPFWQLVLLSGICQIIYLIGLGAAYKQADIGVIYPMARALPVLMVGLGTVLIGYDLTVNQWVGFALITLGCLFVPLKQFSELRLKAYLNLGVLWALIAAIGTTGYSIIDKEALLLLEPLSTTVITNKHTAIFYLGIQFWAIVIPLSIWLLVTNQSVEFTNAWVLRKKATVAGIMMASTYGLVLFAMTMTENVSLVVALRQVSIIFGVVMGIYFLKEKWHMTRGIGVVLILIGLVTSLI, from the coding sequence ATGGAATTCTCTGCCATTGTTATCGTCATTATCTCTGCTTTATTGCATGCGGGCTGGAATGTTCTCGGTAAATCTAACCAAGGATCTGGTTCATCGTTTTTCCTGGCCTCTGGGTTTGCGGCTGCAGCGATATTGACTCCTTATCTTATCTGGTATGTCGATAATGTTGGCTTTGCAAATATCTCACTTCCATTTTGGCAATTGGTTTTACTCAGTGGGATATGCCAAATCATTTATCTAATTGGATTGGGTGCTGCTTATAAACAAGCTGATATTGGTGTGATTTATCCAATGGCTCGAGCGTTGCCTGTTTTAATGGTTGGCTTGGGTACCGTATTGATTGGTTATGATCTTACCGTTAATCAATGGGTTGGATTTGCACTGATTACATTGGGTTGTTTGTTTGTCCCACTGAAACAATTCTCTGAACTAAGGCTCAAGGCCTACCTGAACCTTGGCGTGCTTTGGGCACTTATCGCCGCTATCGGCACCACTGGCTATTCCATTATTGATAAAGAAGCGCTACTGTTATTGGAGCCTTTAAGCACAACGGTTATTACCAACAAACACACGGCGATTTTTTATTTAGGCATCCAGTTTTGGGCAATCGTGATTCCGCTGAGTATTTGGTTATTGGTAACTAACCAAAGTGTCGAGTTTACGAATGCTTGGGTACTACGCAAGAAAGCCACGGTGGCTGGTATCATGATGGCGTCGACTTATGGTTTGGTGCTGTTTGCAATGACCATGACAGAGAACGTCAGCTTGGTCGTTGCTCTTAGACAGGTGAGTATCATCTTCGGTGTGGTGATGGGGATCTATTTTTTAAAGGAAAAGTGGCACATGACCCGCGGTATAGGCGTTGTTTTGATTCTTATAGGTCTGGTTACCTCACTGATTTAA
- the phnR gene encoding phosphonate utilization transcriptional regulator PhnR, with protein sequence MQYVKIKDVIVEQIESGMLTPRQKLPAERKLAESFDTTRVTLREALSSLEAEGRIYREDRRGWFISPAPLRYDPTQTLNFTNMALAQNRKPKTELISAKGMLATKEATKLLELPPFSDVYRVDRVRYLEDRPVVYVTNYIRPELFSNLLDYDLSKSLTDIYREHFGVVYQKIRYRVSTTSLLGETAQALRATSGSPAMVVERVNYNQNGDLIDCDIEYWRHDAISIESIAQLER encoded by the coding sequence GTGCAGTACGTAAAAATCAAAGATGTCATCGTAGAGCAGATAGAGTCGGGGATGCTAACGCCGCGACAAAAGCTGCCTGCGGAACGTAAGTTAGCTGAGTCGTTTGATACAACACGCGTTACGTTACGTGAAGCGCTATCTTCGCTCGAAGCGGAAGGGCGTATTTATCGAGAAGATCGCCGTGGTTGGTTTATCTCACCAGCGCCGCTTCGTTACGATCCAACACAAACATTGAACTTCACTAATATGGCTCTGGCGCAGAATCGTAAGCCGAAAACTGAGCTGATCTCTGCCAAGGGAATGCTCGCCACTAAGGAGGCGACTAAGCTCCTTGAACTGCCTCCTTTCTCGGATGTTTATCGCGTAGATAGAGTTCGTTATCTTGAAGATAGGCCTGTTGTGTATGTGACAAATTACATTCGACCAGAGCTATTTTCTAACTTGCTCGATTATGACCTGTCTAAATCACTGACGGACATTTACCGCGAGCACTTTGGTGTGGTGTATCAGAAGATACGTTATCGCGTGAGCACAACGTCGCTATTGGGCGAAACAGCACAAGCTCTGCGTGCGACTTCGGGTTCTCCTGCGATGGTGGTAGAGCGTGTTAACTACAATCAAAACGGCGATTTGATTGATTGTGATATTGAGTATTGGCGTCATGATGCAATCAGTATTGAATCGATAGCTCAACTCGAACGCTAA
- a CDS encoding putative 2-aminoethylphosphonate ABC transporter permease subunit yields the protein MMQPKLLIQRRVQPLLARLSKDNVILFGLLAFLSVVMTLFILMPLWAMLKKSVQNADGEFVGLQNFATYFASQSLWQSVGNTFTLGLLVTTVVGVLAFGYAYALTRSCMPFKGLFQVLGSAPILAPSLLPAISLIFLFGNQGIAKELLGGNSVYGLIGISLGLIFWTFPHALMILTTSLRTSDARLYEAARALNTSSLKTFFMVTLPAAKYGLISTLIVVFTLVVCDFGVPKVIGGSYNVLSTDIFKQVVGQQNFSMGAVTSILLLLPALLAFTVDRWVQKKQKSLFDTRSVAYQPEPNTVRDGLCFLYCAVISAAVVIVLGMAVYGSMVTFWPWNKALTLNNYNFAEMSTYGWTPFFNSLTLGAWTAIIGTVLIFLGAYCIEKGRAFGPVRQAMQMLSVVPMAVPGMVLGLGYIFYFNDLSNPLNFLYGTMAFLVINTVVHYYTVGHMTALTALKQLPAEIEATAASVNLPQYKLFFKVTVPVCLPTILDIATYLFINALTTTSAVVFLYSTDTIPASVSVLNMDDAGQTGAAAAMAVMIMISAASAKLIHMLINKLFEKRTQAWRKR from the coding sequence ATGATGCAACCTAAGCTGCTAATTCAACGACGAGTACAGCCTTTACTGGCTCGGTTAAGCAAGGACAACGTGATTCTATTTGGGCTGTTGGCATTTTTGTCTGTAGTCATGACGCTGTTTATTCTGATGCCATTGTGGGCGATGCTGAAAAAAAGTGTTCAGAATGCTGATGGTGAATTTGTAGGTTTACAGAATTTCGCGACCTATTTCGCTTCTCAAAGCCTTTGGCAATCTGTGGGTAACACTTTTACGTTGGGCTTGTTGGTAACGACAGTGGTTGGTGTTTTAGCGTTTGGTTACGCTTATGCGTTGACTCGGTCATGTATGCCTTTTAAGGGGTTATTTCAGGTATTAGGCTCTGCGCCGATCCTTGCGCCTTCATTACTTCCTGCAATCAGTTTGATCTTCCTATTTGGTAACCAAGGCATTGCCAAAGAACTCCTCGGTGGCAACTCGGTATATGGCTTAATTGGCATCTCATTAGGCCTGATATTCTGGACGTTTCCACATGCCTTGATGATTCTAACCACTTCACTCAGAACGTCCGATGCCCGTCTTTATGAGGCAGCACGTGCACTGAATACGTCGTCGCTCAAAACCTTCTTCATGGTTACCTTACCTGCAGCCAAATATGGCTTGATCAGTACGCTTATCGTGGTGTTTACGCTGGTGGTGTGTGACTTTGGTGTACCCAAGGTGATTGGTGGTAGCTACAATGTTTTGTCGACGGATATCTTTAAACAGGTAGTAGGGCAGCAGAACTTCTCAATGGGTGCAGTAACCAGTATCTTGTTGTTATTGCCTGCATTGCTTGCGTTTACAGTGGACCGCTGGGTACAAAAGAAGCAAAAGAGCTTATTTGATACTCGTTCTGTCGCGTACCAACCAGAACCAAATACCGTGCGTGATGGATTGTGTTTCCTTTATTGTGCTGTGATATCAGCAGCTGTGGTGATCGTGTTGGGGATGGCGGTATACGGTTCTATGGTCACCTTCTGGCCTTGGAACAAAGCGCTGACACTGAACAACTACAACTTCGCAGAAATGAGTACCTATGGTTGGACACCGTTCTTCAACTCGCTAACACTTGGCGCATGGACTGCCATTATCGGTACCGTATTGATTTTCTTAGGTGCGTACTGCATTGAGAAGGGCAGAGCATTTGGTCCTGTTCGTCAGGCGATGCAGATGCTCAGTGTTGTGCCAATGGCCGTTCCTGGGATGGTGTTGGGTTTGGGTTATATCTTCTACTTCAATGACCTGAGCAATCCACTTAACTTCTTATATGGCACAATGGCGTTCTTGGTTATTAATACCGTGGTTCACTATTACACGGTTGGGCACATGACGGCATTAACTGCATTGAAGCAGCTGCCTGCGGAAATTGAAGCCACCGCAGCCTCGGTAAACCTACCGCAATACAAGTTGTTCTTTAAAGTAACGGTACCAGTTTGTCTGCCTACGATTTTAGATATTGCGACATACCTGTTTATTAATGCACTTACCACCACATCTGCGGTAGTATTCTTGTATTCTACCGATACGATACCTGCGTCAGTTTCAGTACTGAATATGGACGACGCGGGGCAAACCGGTGCAGCAGCAGCCATGGCGGTAATGATCATGATATCTGCAGCGAGTGCGAAGTTGATTCATATGTTAATCAATAAGTTATTTGAGAAGCGCACCCAAGCTTGGCGCAAGCGCTAG
- a CDS encoding HAD-IB family hydrolase: MRIDMTTPLYVFDLDEALMDGNSAMIWNEFLVEKGLANEPSFLNEERRLMALYVQGILNEDIYLEFATRSLANKTYQEVCALLEECINRKVLSKIFPHLAKRSWSSITQGQPMVIISAIVSLIPACVAKRLNIPNVVGIELMESSSQYSAKILGLPSHPHGKVVSLNEWLEQHGPSHNHSQNGADSINDLPQYEVADRPHLVNPHERLSARLESAPCVRSTDFSIGRNDRYNHKQALIFGGEKHIGFHRQIPI; this comes from the coding sequence GTGAGAATTGATATGACGACCCCGCTGTATGTATTTGATTTAGACGAAGCACTCATGGATGGAAACAGCGCCATGATTTGGAATGAGTTTTTGGTTGAGAAAGGGTTGGCAAATGAACCTAGCTTTTTGAACGAAGAACGCCGGCTTATGGCGCTGTATGTTCAAGGTATTCTCAATGAAGATATTTACCTTGAATTTGCAACCCGCTCACTAGCCAATAAAACTTATCAAGAGGTGTGTGCATTATTAGAAGAGTGCATTAATCGTAAAGTTCTCAGCAAGATCTTTCCTCATCTTGCAAAGAGGAGCTGGTCGTCAATAACACAAGGGCAGCCGATGGTGATCATCTCTGCCATTGTGTCACTCATTCCTGCATGTGTGGCAAAAAGGCTCAATATTCCCAATGTTGTCGGTATTGAACTCATGGAATCGTCGAGTCAATACTCTGCCAAGATTTTGGGGCTTCCGAGTCATCCGCATGGCAAGGTGGTTAGTTTGAATGAGTGGTTAGAGCAACACGGCCCTTCGCACAACCATAGTCAAAATGGTGCTGACTCGATTAATGATTTACCTCAATATGAAGTGGCGGATCGCCCTCACTTGGTTAATCCACACGAACGTTTAAGCGCTCGCTTGGAATCTGCTCCATGCGTGCGGTCTACTGATTTCAGTATTGGAAGAAACGATAGATATAACCATAAACAAGCATTGATATTTGGCGGTGAAAAGCACATTGGCTTTCATCGCCAAATACCTATCTGA
- a CDS encoding FAD-dependent oxidoreductase, which produces MTKHYSYWFKQALEKEFGGIDAGLESAKPLQKDINCDIAIVGGGYTGLWTAILIKQQQPQKHVVVIEKGLCGSGASGANGGCMLTWSTKYPTLKRLYGKEQAKWLVKESEKVIYEIEAFCNEHNIDAHLYRSGTYYTATNEAQKGGMEPVVNELVKQGINSWKKCDSSLSDKAGSERHIEGYYSEAAGSVQPALLARGLRRVAIDLGVEIHENTEMTSLDYGAPARIQTKGGSVFADKVIWALNAWMLDHFKEFKRSIVVVSSDMVVTKPIPEKLQQFGPEKGAAVVDSRIFVHYYRDTQDGRLMLGKGGNKFSFANQVESMFNQKTNYLSILNQSFEKLFPKLEQSEFDYNWSGGSDRSVTGLPFFGNLKGQNNIYYGLGYSGNGVAQTRMGGKILSSMVLGTDNAWTCCGLTKGPLGHFPPEPFRWVGAMTVRNAVRRKENAEDSGKAPWWLDKQLAKLAGAAGKADKVE; this is translated from the coding sequence ATGACAAAACACTACTCATATTGGTTCAAACAAGCACTAGAAAAGGAATTTGGCGGCATCGATGCGGGGCTAGAATCTGCGAAGCCACTGCAAAAAGACATTAACTGCGACATCGCTATTGTTGGCGGCGGTTACACAGGGCTGTGGACGGCGATTTTGATCAAGCAGCAGCAACCTCAAAAGCATGTTGTGGTGATTGAAAAAGGTTTGTGTGGCAGCGGCGCTTCTGGTGCGAACGGTGGCTGTATGCTGACATGGTCGACTAAGTATCCCACGTTGAAGAGGCTCTACGGAAAAGAGCAAGCAAAATGGCTGGTAAAAGAATCGGAAAAGGTCATTTACGAGATCGAAGCTTTCTGTAACGAACATAATATCGACGCGCATTTGTATCGTAGCGGGACTTATTACACGGCAACCAATGAAGCACAAAAAGGTGGAATGGAGCCCGTAGTGAATGAGTTGGTTAAACAGGGTATCAATAGCTGGAAGAAGTGTGACAGCTCTTTGTCTGATAAAGCAGGATCGGAGCGTCATATCGAAGGTTATTACTCAGAAGCCGCGGGCAGTGTGCAGCCAGCATTACTGGCGAGAGGGTTACGTCGAGTTGCTATTGATTTAGGGGTTGAAATTCACGAAAACACGGAAATGACTTCGCTTGATTATGGAGCCCCAGCTCGAATCCAAACCAAAGGTGGATCTGTTTTTGCCGACAAGGTCATTTGGGCACTCAACGCATGGATGCTCGATCACTTTAAAGAGTTTAAACGCAGTATTGTGGTTGTTTCGTCAGACATGGTTGTCACTAAGCCTATCCCTGAAAAGCTTCAGCAATTTGGCCCAGAGAAAGGGGCGGCAGTGGTGGATTCACGTATCTTTGTTCACTATTACCGAGACACCCAAGATGGACGTCTGATGTTGGGTAAAGGTGGCAATAAGTTCTCGTTTGCCAATCAAGTTGAAAGCATGTTTAACCAAAAGACAAACTACCTGTCGATTCTAAATCAATCGTTCGAAAAATTGTTCCCTAAATTGGAACAAAGTGAGTTCGATTACAACTGGTCGGGTGGATCAGATCGCTCAGTAACAGGATTGCCATTTTTCGGTAATCTAAAAGGCCAAAACAACATCTATTATGGGCTCGGTTACTCAGGTAATGGTGTTGCGCAAACTCGTATGGGCGGAAAGATTCTGTCATCTATGGTACTCGGCACTGACAACGCTTGGACCTGCTGCGGATTAACCAAAGGACCGCTTGGGCATTTCCCACCAGAGCCATTCCGTTGGGTAGGGGCCATGACGGTGCGCAATGCAGTACGCAGAAAAGAGAACGCAGAAGACTCAGGAAAAGCGCCATGGTGGCTAGATAAGCAATTAGCAAAGCTGGCTGGTGCGGCAGGTAAAGCCGACAAGGTTGAGTGA
- the phnW gene encoding 2-aminoethylphosphonate--pyruvate transaminase, with protein MRNDYLLLTPGPLSTSETVRQAMLKDWCTWDDEYNKDIVEVIRSKLVNLATKQAGYTSVLMQGSGTASVEATIGSVISKNGKLLVVDNGAYGARIAQIAKYLNIPCHVVSPGETSQPDLNEMETALAMDSDITHVAIVHCETTTGMLNPIDDIAKLAKLHNKTVILDAMSSFGGLPMDIADLGIDYMISSANKCIQGVPGFGFVIAKQSELEKCQGQARSLSLDLFDQWHCMEINHGKWRFTSPTHTVRAFYQALLELEQEGGIEARHNRYQTNQKTLVAGMRSLGFEPLLTDELHSPIITSFYSPTHSDYQFKEFYERLKEQGFVIYPGKVSNADCFRIGNIGEVYPSDIEALIGAVKNAMYWDIK; from the coding sequence ATGAGAAACGATTACTTATTACTGACACCGGGCCCACTATCGACTTCTGAAACCGTTCGCCAAGCGATGCTTAAAGATTGGTGTACTTGGGATGATGAATACAACAAAGACATTGTTGAAGTGATTCGTAGCAAGCTTGTGAATTTAGCGACTAAACAAGCGGGATACACGAGCGTATTAATGCAAGGTAGCGGTACCGCTTCAGTTGAAGCAACAATTGGTAGCGTTATCTCTAAAAATGGAAAACTTCTCGTTGTGGATAACGGTGCGTACGGCGCTCGTATTGCTCAAATCGCAAAATATTTAAACATTCCATGCCATGTCGTTTCTCCTGGTGAAACATCACAGCCTGACTTGAACGAAATGGAAACGGCATTGGCCATGGATTCAGACATCACTCATGTTGCGATTGTGCATTGTGAGACCACAACTGGCATGCTGAATCCAATTGATGACATTGCTAAATTGGCAAAACTGCACAACAAGACTGTCATTCTTGATGCAATGTCGAGCTTTGGTGGCCTCCCTATGGATATTGCTGACTTAGGTATTGATTACATGATCAGCTCAGCTAACAAGTGTATCCAAGGTGTGCCAGGCTTCGGCTTTGTCATTGCTAAGCAATCAGAACTAGAAAAGTGTCAAGGCCAAGCTCGCTCGTTAAGCCTTGACCTGTTTGATCAATGGCACTGCATGGAAATCAATCACGGTAAATGGCGCTTCACCTCCCCGACTCACACGGTGCGTGCTTTCTACCAAGCACTGCTTGAGCTTGAACAAGAAGGCGGTATCGAAGCTCGTCATAATCGTTACCAAACCAACCAAAAAACGTTAGTTGCTGGCATGCGCTCCCTAGGGTTTGAACCACTGCTTACTGATGAACTTCACTCTCCTATCATCACCTCTTTCTATTCTCCAACACACAGCGATTACCAATTTAAAGAGTTCTATGAGCGCTTGAAAGAACAAGGTTTTGTGATTTACCCGGGCAAGGTCTCAAACGCAGACTGCTTCCGCATTGGTAACATTGGTGAAGTTTATCCGTCTGATATTGAAGCTCTCATTGGCGCTGTTAAGAATGCTATGTACTGGGACATTAAGTAA
- a CDS encoding aspartate aminotransferase family protein — MTIINQEPAPKATHFRSEGDVNTTPAREKLNESLNDEATQAMLKRDSDVFLHQAMSTPCLDTLEAAKGIYIQDATGKKYMDFHGNNVHQLGYGHPHIINKVTQQMASLPFSPRRFTNETTVQCAEKLTQICGGDLNRVLFAPGGTSVIGMALKLARHVTNNFKVVSLWDSFHGASLDAISVGGEACFREGMGPLMAGVERIPPAVSYRGAFSLRASFPLSECSSSDNNETACDVHYADYLEYVIEKEGGIGAFIAEAVRNTDVQVPSKAYWKRIREICDKHNVMLIIDDIPNGMGRSGEWFTHQAFDIEPDILCIGKGFGGGLVPIAAIVTKDKYNTAAQVSLGHYTHEKSPIGCAAALATMEVIEQENLLEKAQADSVFVREQLLQMKEKYPVIGDVRGIGLLWGVELVTDHITKTRAFDEAEAVLYQCLNDGLSFKVSQGNVIQLSPPLIISRSELEVALSVFENAIAKVCKDFEYL, encoded by the coding sequence ATGACAATAATTAACCAAGAGCCAGCACCAAAGGCAACGCACTTTCGAAGTGAAGGCGATGTGAACACCACACCCGCACGTGAAAAGTTGAATGAGTCGTTAAACGATGAGGCGACTCAAGCGATGTTAAAACGCGACTCAGACGTGTTTCTCCATCAAGCGATGTCAACACCTTGCCTAGACACACTTGAAGCCGCTAAAGGCATTTATATTCAAGATGCGACGGGCAAAAAGTACATGGACTTTCATGGCAATAATGTCCATCAACTAGGTTATGGCCACCCACACATCATCAATAAAGTGACTCAACAAATGGCGTCATTACCGTTTTCACCACGTCGCTTTACCAATGAAACCACCGTTCAATGCGCTGAAAAGCTAACACAGATCTGCGGTGGTGATTTAAATCGCGTGCTGTTTGCACCGGGTGGTACTTCGGTTATCGGCATGGCACTCAAACTGGCTCGACATGTCACCAACAACTTCAAAGTCGTTTCATTGTGGGACTCCTTCCATGGCGCATCATTGGATGCGATTTCTGTCGGTGGTGAAGCCTGTTTCCGTGAAGGTATGGGCCCGTTAATGGCTGGCGTAGAACGTATCCCACCAGCAGTCTCTTATCGTGGTGCTTTTTCGCTTCGCGCTAGTTTTCCGTTAAGTGAGTGTAGCTCAAGCGATAACAATGAGACGGCATGCGATGTTCACTACGCCGATTACCTTGAGTACGTCATTGAAAAAGAAGGTGGTATTGGAGCCTTCATTGCGGAAGCGGTTCGTAACACAGACGTTCAAGTGCCAAGTAAAGCTTACTGGAAACGCATCCGTGAAATCTGCGACAAGCACAACGTCATGTTGATCATTGATGACATCCCAAATGGCATGGGTCGTAGCGGTGAATGGTTCACACACCAAGCGTTTGATATCGAACCTGACATCCTATGTATCGGTAAAGGCTTTGGCGGCGGCTTGGTTCCAATTGCAGCCATAGTCACTAAAGACAAATACAACACGGCAGCGCAAGTTTCACTGGGTCATTACACCCATGAGAAAAGCCCTATCGGCTGCGCGGCGGCACTGGCTACCATGGAAGTGATTGAGCAAGAAAACCTACTTGAAAAAGCGCAAGCAGACAGCGTATTCGTTCGTGAACAACTGCTACAAATGAAAGAGAAATACCCAGTTATTGGTGACGTTCGCGGCATCGGCCTGCTTTGGGGTGTGGAATTGGTCACCGACCATATCACCAAAACCCGAGCGTTCGATGAAGCAGAAGCCGTACTTTACCAATGTCTGAACGATGGCCTGAGCTTCAAGGTGTCACAAGGTAACGTGATTCAATTGAGCCCGCCATTGATCATCAGCCGCAGTGAACTAGAAGTCGCTCTGTCTGTCTTCGAAAACGCGATAGCAAAAGTCTGTAAAGACTTTGAATACCTTTAA
- the phnX gene encoding phosphonoacetaldehyde hydrolase, translating to MNTTSPIQAVIFDWAGTIVDFGSFAPTSIFVEAFKQGFDFNIDLAEAREPMGIGKWDHIQAVGRIPAVDARWNAQFGRSMTSEDVDAIYAAFMPLQKAKVADHAAPILNAIEVVNNLKEKSVKIGSCSGYPREVMDVLIPAAADYGYRPDNVVATDDLPQGGRPAPFMALKNVIDLGVTNVAACVKVDDAAPGIDEGHNAGMWTVGLVLSGNEAGLTYQEYLNADEATLTAAREKASVKLNKSNPHYLIDTIADLPEVIAAIEKRLLAGERP from the coding sequence ATGAACACAACATCACCTATCCAAGCGGTTATCTTTGACTGGGCTGGCACTATCGTAGATTTTGGTTCGTTTGCTCCAACCAGTATCTTTGTTGAAGCATTCAAGCAAGGTTTCGACTTTAACATCGACTTAGCAGAAGCGCGTGAACCTATGGGTATCGGTAAATGGGATCACATCCAAGCGGTGGGTCGAATCCCTGCTGTCGATGCGCGTTGGAACGCACAATTCGGGCGTTCGATGACCAGTGAAGACGTTGATGCAATCTACGCGGCATTTATGCCTCTTCAAAAAGCGAAAGTAGCCGACCACGCAGCGCCAATTTTAAACGCGATTGAAGTCGTAAATAACCTAAAAGAGAAAAGCGTAAAGATCGGTTCTTGTTCCGGTTACCCACGTGAAGTGATGGATGTTCTGATTCCTGCAGCAGCAGATTACGGCTATCGTCCAGACAATGTCGTTGCAACCGATGATTTACCTCAAGGTGGTCGCCCTGCACCATTCATGGCACTTAAAAACGTGATTGATCTAGGCGTAACAAACGTTGCAGCCTGTGTAAAAGTGGATGATGCAGCCCCGGGCATTGATGAGGGTCACAACGCAGGCATGTGGACGGTAGGCCTTGTTTTATCAGGCAACGAAGCAGGATTAACTTACCAAGAATACTTAAACGCAGATGAAGCAACGCTTACAGCAGCTCGTGAAAAAGCGAGCGTTAAGCTAAACAAATCAAACCCACACTATCTAATCGACACCATCGCCGACTTGCCTGAAGTAATTGCTGCTATCGAAAAGCGCTTATTGGCTGGTGAGCGTCCTTAA
- a CDS encoding OmpA family protein, with protein sequence MKKLSKIMSAIVAASSLAAAPSIAATTYVGGKLGMGWLDSACVSGEKCDDDAIGAGIYSGYRLNERLGIELSSDFLGDYKTSFSKNGTTATFSDPLIAISLTPMYRLPIQQKFDVFFKAGPAYISHGGEDDFVLSAGIGLEKQLSPDWALRLEYQYFDDFDDKFVQNLNSNLLSIGISYSFGTGTATAAAAVTQAPSEPITEPETVVVEEEAEVVVTKAQTESFSQGTFATNSAKLSDEGKAAIQPIVEVLQTYPQSTVNIVGHTDSTGAAEYNMMISKKRAAAVAAYIEEQGIESSRITASGEGEENPIASNDTAEGRAQNRRVEATIPSFEYQEKVQVEEVIVETVE encoded by the coding sequence ATGAAGAAACTCTCGAAAATCATGAGTGCTATTGTTGCCGCTTCCAGTCTAGCAGCAGCACCTTCAATCGCAGCTACGACTTATGTCGGCGGTAAGTTAGGCATGGGCTGGCTAGACAGCGCGTGCGTTAGCGGTGAAAAGTGTGATGATGATGCTATCGGTGCAGGAATCTATTCTGGATACAGACTTAATGAGAGACTTGGTATCGAACTTAGTTCCGACTTCTTGGGTGACTACAAGACGAGCTTTTCAAAAAATGGAACAACAGCTACATTCAGTGACCCTTTGATCGCGATATCACTAACACCAATGTACCGTCTACCTATACAACAAAAGTTTGATGTCTTTTTCAAAGCAGGTCCTGCATACATTTCACACGGCGGTGAAGATGATTTTGTATTATCCGCTGGTATTGGTCTAGAAAAGCAATTATCCCCTGATTGGGCGCTTCGTCTTGAATACCAATATTTTGATGATTTCGACGACAAATTTGTACAAAACCTAAACTCAAATCTCCTATCTATAGGCATAAGTTACAGTTTTGGCACAGGTACTGCCACAGCGGCGGCAGCAGTAACTCAAGCCCCGTCTGAACCAATCACAGAGCCAGAAACTGTGGTTGTTGAAGAGGAAGCTGAGGTAGTAGTTACCAAAGCACAAACTGAGAGCTTCTCTCAAGGCACATTTGCGACTAACAGCGCAAAGCTTTCAGACGAAGGTAAAGCCGCTATACAGCCAATTGTGGAAGTCTTACAGACATACCCTCAGTCTACCGTTAACATTGTTGGTCACACAGATTCAACAGGTGCAGCTGAGTACAACATGATGATCTCTAAGAAACGTGCGGCAGCAGTAGCAGCATACATCGAAGAGCAAGGCATTGAGTCAAGCCGCATTACCGCTTCTGGTGAAGGGGAAGAAAACCCAATCGCATCCAACGATACGGCTGAAGGTCGTGCACAAAACCGTCGTGTCGAAGCAACAATTCCAAGCTTTGAGTACCAGGAAAAAGTCCAAGTTGAAGAAGTAATCGTAGAGACAGTGGAATAA